One part of the Streptomyces sp. NBC_00286 genome encodes these proteins:
- a CDS encoding tetratricopeptide repeat protein — MSATMDFEALRQAMAENYERPEGPARNARAEQLLAEAEKLNIPLAVIEALGHQLKVYNYSSESDKMFVPFARLLRMWDERPEDFDEYETHSLHWVFKWMSAGMLTQPHIPLASIEKWLGEMEHRYRLAGHSERAVRSAEFSVAAHVGDVARAERAFAAWLAADRDSMADCHACELHDQGWWRAQRVEDARALELWSPVLEGEYTCAHEPHAALASSLLPLLRLGRLDQARAHHLRGFRLVRPMESMRSAYANHVEFCALTGNEARGLELLAERPAYFTDSGEPLSKLDFMAVVALLMDRVTELDRGDQPVPGPAGRSWTARELAAHARGEALSLAARFDERNGTPYVGTRIRERMSRQPLVDRLPLGIRFRTVTGPLRPTSAPTATETAAAAPSEPDLSALLAEARRLSASLHPGSVAAWAAVAEAAGDKELAPRDRAEMTDHQAMGLGPEGVELFARAAELYTEAGDPGEALAARARGAYVRALSGRTDEALAAVSEPYEQMLALLADGGTGVQQAASVLVGRARILMQRVQEAAEERENGLSGDEGGEVDEAFAAAESAVRELLALAEPHTGDDLLVAARAAEAHAMLGEVAAHAGDVERATELLTRASEAFVAAGLPWFAVEYEARLTGMARHLGDAEAAERAARAALEHGGPYLEATGHAQLHLQLAEVLGATGRFGPAADHALEAAYWADEGGEGATLGAWARHQLGGFLVNQGRWAEAAEVLESALTELAAETHGEGALVQTRWWLGDCLAELGEHREAAEHLLQAAEIARHWPEQRDHAMLAHLAAEALGNAGLPDQTERAYERAGDLWRSLGNVHGLVRSLRARAWVAAREEGSGLDAARELMTAAVQECEAAVPEDDAARDRLIAELADTHRQFGDLIARSVTDDADDESIKAVFEESLAHITRAITGFASLGEAGLHSRTGAELAAAWLEADLGRPEAAAARARVVLAACKEADTTTDDDETVASRRAQAEELLYMTGTEDQEP; from the coding sequence ATGAGCGCGACCATGGACTTCGAGGCGCTGCGCCAGGCGATGGCCGAGAACTACGAGCGGCCGGAGGGCCCCGCCCGCAACGCGCGCGCGGAGCAGCTGCTCGCGGAGGCCGAGAAGCTGAACATCCCGCTCGCCGTGATCGAGGCGCTCGGGCACCAGCTGAAGGTCTACAACTACAGCTCCGAGAGCGACAAGATGTTCGTCCCCTTCGCGCGTCTGCTGCGCATGTGGGACGAACGGCCCGAGGACTTCGACGAGTACGAGACCCACTCGCTGCACTGGGTCTTCAAGTGGATGTCGGCCGGCATGCTGACCCAGCCGCACATACCGCTCGCCTCCATCGAGAAGTGGCTCGGCGAGATGGAGCACCGCTATCGCCTCGCCGGGCACTCCGAACGGGCCGTGCGCAGCGCCGAGTTCAGCGTGGCCGCGCACGTCGGGGACGTGGCACGTGCCGAGCGGGCGTTCGCGGCGTGGCTGGCCGCCGACCGGGACAGCATGGCCGACTGCCACGCATGTGAGCTGCACGACCAGGGCTGGTGGCGGGCGCAGCGGGTCGAGGACGCCCGTGCGCTGGAGCTGTGGTCGCCGGTCCTGGAGGGCGAGTACACCTGCGCCCACGAGCCGCATGCGGCGCTGGCGTCCTCCTTGCTCCCGCTGCTGCGTCTTGGCCGCCTGGACCAGGCACGCGCCCACCATCTGCGGGGCTTCCGGCTGGTGCGGCCCATGGAGAGCATGCGGAGCGCGTATGCCAACCATGTGGAGTTCTGTGCGCTCACCGGCAACGAAGCGCGCGGCCTGGAGCTGCTGGCGGAGCGTCCGGCGTACTTCACGGACTCCGGGGAGCCGCTCAGCAAGCTCGACTTCATGGCCGTGGTGGCCCTCCTGATGGACCGCGTCACCGAACTCGACAGGGGCGACCAGCCGGTGCCCGGCCCGGCCGGACGTAGCTGGACCGCACGCGAACTCGCCGCCCACGCGCGCGGGGAGGCACTTTCGCTGGCGGCCCGTTTCGATGAACGCAACGGCACGCCGTACGTCGGCACCCGCATCCGGGAGCGTATGAGCCGGCAGCCGCTGGTGGACCGGCTGCCCTTGGGCATACGGTTCCGGACCGTGACGGGTCCCCTGAGGCCCACGTCCGCCCCGACCGCCACGGAGACCGCCGCAGCCGCGCCCTCCGAGCCGGACCTGTCCGCACTGCTCGCCGAGGCCCGTCGGCTCTCGGCCTCGCTGCACCCGGGGTCCGTGGCGGCGTGGGCCGCGGTCGCCGAGGCGGCCGGTGACAAGGAGCTGGCACCCCGGGATCGCGCGGAGATGACCGACCACCAGGCGATGGGCCTCGGTCCCGAGGGCGTGGAACTGTTCGCCCGCGCCGCCGAGTTGTACACCGAGGCCGGCGACCCGGGCGAGGCCCTGGCGGCACGCGCGCGTGGAGCGTACGTACGGGCCCTCTCCGGGCGCACCGACGAGGCGCTGGCCGCGGTCTCGGAGCCGTACGAGCAAATGCTCGCCCTCCTCGCGGACGGCGGGACCGGCGTTCAGCAGGCCGCCTCCGTGCTGGTGGGGCGGGCCCGGATCCTGATGCAGCGGGTGCAGGAGGCGGCGGAGGAGCGCGAGAACGGCCTCTCCGGAGACGAGGGAGGCGAGGTAGACGAAGCGTTCGCCGCCGCGGAGTCCGCCGTGCGGGAGCTGCTGGCCCTCGCCGAGCCGCACACCGGGGACGACCTCCTGGTCGCCGCACGCGCCGCGGAGGCGCACGCCATGCTCGGGGAGGTCGCGGCGCACGCCGGGGACGTGGAGAGGGCCACAGAGCTACTCACGCGGGCCTCGGAGGCGTTCGTGGCGGCCGGGCTGCCGTGGTTCGCGGTGGAGTACGAGGCCCGGCTCACCGGCATGGCACGCCACCTGGGTGATGCCGAGGCGGCGGAGCGGGCGGCCCGGGCGGCGCTGGAGCACGGTGGGCCGTACCTGGAGGCGACGGGCCATGCCCAGCTGCACCTCCAACTGGCCGAAGTCCTGGGCGCCACCGGCCGGTTCGGGCCTGCTGCGGATCACGCACTGGAGGCGGCGTACTGGGCCGACGAGGGCGGCGAGGGGGCCACACTCGGCGCCTGGGCGCGGCATCAGCTCGGCGGCTTCCTGGTGAACCAGGGACGCTGGGCGGAGGCAGCGGAGGTACTGGAGTCGGCGCTGACCGAGCTGGCCGCGGAGACGCACGGCGAGGGTGCGCTCGTACAGACCCGGTGGTGGCTCGGCGACTGCCTCGCCGAGCTCGGAGAGCACCGCGAAGCTGCCGAGCACCTGCTCCAGGCCGCCGAGATCGCCCGGCACTGGCCCGAGCAGCGCGACCACGCCATGCTCGCGCACCTCGCAGCGGAGGCCCTGGGGAACGCCGGGCTGCCCGACCAGACGGAGCGCGCCTATGAGCGCGCCGGTGACCTGTGGCGCTCCCTCGGCAACGTCCACGGTCTGGTCCGCTCCCTGCGGGCGCGCGCGTGGGTCGCGGCACGCGAGGAGGGTTCCGGGCTCGACGCGGCACGGGAGTTGATGACGGCGGCGGTCCAGGAGTGCGAGGCCGCCGTACCGGAGGACGACGCCGCGCGTGACCGGCTCATCGCCGAACTCGCCGATACGCACAGGCAGTTCGGTGACCTGATCGCCCGGTCCGTGACCGACGACGCCGACGACGAGTCGATCAAGGCCGTGTTCGAGGAGTCCCTCGCCCACATCACACGGGCCATCACGGGCTTCGCCTCCCTGGGCGAGGCAGGCCTCCACAGTCGTACGGGCGCCGAACTCGCCGCCGCCTGGCTGGAGGCCGACCTCGGGCGTCCCGAAGCGGCGGCGGCACGCGCGCGCGTGGTTCTCGCGGCATGCAAGGAAGCCGACACCACCACCGATGACGACGAAACGGTGGCGTCCCGACGGGCGCAGGCGGAGGAACTGCTGTACATGACGGGAACGGAGGACCAGGAGCCGTAG
- a CDS encoding DAK2 domain-containing protein has translation MPEREGRPEGPRLRAAVGDGRALDALAVRAWCGLALEALGRAREEIDAINVYPVADGDTGTNLYLTVESAAGAVEAVFAAHSAVSSGVSGGVSGAYSASSEEAAGAAERPTLADAVRAMAHGALIGARGNSGTILAQLLRGMAQVLAAASETAHADGQGLRLALRQAADSARQAVAHPVEGTVLTVASAAADAASGAEGDCGSVARAAYEGARAALAATPGQLGALKRAGVVDAGGRGLVAVLAALVETFTGEAPSAAGAVPVLMGHARVDDAPVEPLGDVGECADPAPALEEGGPAFEVIYLLEAEDAAVDRLRERLDSLGDSLVVVGGDGLWNVHVHVDDAGAAVEAGVEAGRPYRIRITHFGAGDAHMAGAAGRPVRERVQRAVVAVVPGEGLAGLYTEAGATTVLARPEEPPASGELVEAIRRAHAREVVLLPNDAELRHTAAAAAEQVRADGVRVALIPTRSAVQGIAALAVHEPERRFDEDVVSMTSAAGATRYAELAVAEREFWTSAGICQAGDILGLIEGDVAVIGSDITATAETVLDRMLSAGGEMVTLVLGDEAPDTIAAHLEARVRESYLAVDTVVYRGGRQGALLLIGVE, from the coding sequence GTGCCAGAGAGGGAGGGGCGGCCCGAAGGGCCTCGGTTGAGGGCGGCGGTGGGAGACGGGCGGGCATTGGACGCTCTCGCGGTGCGCGCCTGGTGCGGACTCGCGCTCGAGGCACTCGGCCGCGCGCGCGAGGAGATCGACGCGATCAACGTCTATCCGGTCGCGGACGGGGACACGGGTACCAATCTGTATCTGACCGTGGAGTCGGCGGCCGGGGCGGTCGAGGCGGTGTTCGCGGCGCACTCCGCTGTTTCAAGCGGTGTCTCCGGCGGTGTCTCCGGTGCCTACAGCGCTTCTAGTGAAGAGGCGGCGGGGGCGGCTGAGCGGCCGACGCTCGCCGATGCGGTACGGGCGATGGCGCACGGCGCGCTCATCGGGGCCCGGGGGAACTCCGGGACGATTCTCGCGCAGCTGCTGCGGGGCATGGCGCAGGTGCTGGCCGCCGCCAGCGAGACAGCCCATGCCGACGGCCAGGGGTTGCGGCTCGCCCTCAGGCAGGCGGCCGACTCTGCACGGCAGGCCGTCGCGCATCCCGTGGAGGGCACGGTGCTCACGGTCGCCTCGGCTGCCGCCGACGCGGCGTCCGGGGCCGAGGGCGACTGCGGGTCGGTGGCGAGGGCGGCGTACGAGGGCGCGCGGGCCGCTCTGGCGGCGACTCCGGGGCAGTTGGGCGCCCTGAAGCGGGCCGGAGTGGTGGACGCGGGCGGGCGTGGGCTCGTGGCCGTACTGGCGGCGCTGGTCGAGACGTTCACGGGGGAGGCGCCCAGCGCTGCGGGGGCGGTGCCGGTTCTTATGGGGCACGCGCGCGTGGATGACGCCCCCGTGGAGCCGCTGGGCGACGTGGGGGAGTGCGCGGACCCGGCCCCGGCCTTGGAGGAGGGTGGGCCCGCGTTCGAGGTGATCTACCTCCTGGAGGCGGAGGACGCCGCCGTGGACCGGCTGCGGGAGCGGCTCGACAGTCTGGGCGACTCGCTTGTCGTGGTCGGCGGTGACGGGCTGTGGAACGTTCATGTGCACGTCGACGACGCGGGCGCGGCCGTGGAAGCGGGCGTCGAGGCCGGGCGGCCGTACCGGATCCGGATCACGCACTTCGGGGCCGGTGACGCGCATATGGCGGGCGCCGCCGGGCGGCCGGTCCGTGAGCGGGTGCAGCGCGCGGTCGTGGCCGTGGTCCCCGGAGAGGGGCTGGCCGGGCTGTACACCGAAGCCGGCGCGACGACCGTTCTCGCGCGCCCGGAGGAGCCGCCCGCGAGCGGAGAGCTCGTCGAGGCGATACGGCGGGCCCACGCGCGCGAGGTGGTGCTGTTGCCCAACGACGCCGAGCTGCGGCACACGGCTGCCGCCGCGGCCGAGCAGGTCCGCGCGGACGGAGTCCGGGTCGCCCTGATTCCCACGCGTTCCGCGGTGCAGGGGATCGCGGCGCTCGCCGTGCACGAGCCGGAGCGGCGCTTCGACGAGGACGTCGTCTCGATGACCTCGGCGGCCGGGGCGACCCGCTACGCCGAACTCGCCGTCGCGGAACGGGAGTTCTGGACCAGTGCCGGCATCTGCCAGGCCGGGGACATCCTGGGCCTCATCGAGGGCGACGTCGCGGTGATCGGCTCCGACATCACGGCCACCGCCGAAACCGTCCTCGACCGCATGCTCTCGGCGGGCGGCGAGATGGTCACCCTGGTCCTGGGCGACGAGGCTCCGGACACGATCGCGGCCCACCTGGAAGCCCGGGTACGCGAGTCCTACCTGGCCGTCGACACGGTGGTGTATCGGGGCGGTCGGCAGGGCGCGTTGCTGCTGATCGGCGTGGAGTAG
- the rpmB gene encoding 50S ribosomal protein L28 — protein MAANCDVCGKGPGFGNNISHSHRRTSRRWNPNIQRVRTVVGGTPKRVNACTSCIKAGKVSR, from the coding sequence GTGGCTGCCAACTGCGACGTCTGCGGCAAGGGGCCGGGCTTCGGCAACAACATCTCGCACTCGCACCGCCGTACGTCCCGTCGCTGGAACCCGAACATCCAGCGCGTCCGTACCGTGGTGGGCGGGACGCCGAAGCGCGTGAACGCTTGCACCTCGTGCATCAAGGCCGGCAAGGTCTCGCGCTGA